The Nitrosococcus watsonii C-113 genome includes the window TGTGACGGGTATCCTCAGCGGCAATCAGATCTGCCTCCCGCAGGATCTGTTGAGCCCGGGGGCTGAAGTCTCCCAAATTGCCAATAGGCGTCGCCACGACATACAGAGTACCGTTCATATCATGAAAGATCAGATAGACTGCCTCTAGGCTACTTTACAGGTAACAGTTAATATTAACCGTTTTAAGTAGATTGATGTGACATGTATTCCCTTATTCCCATGGTGATCTCTTTTCGAAAAGCAGGTCATTGCCTGCCGTTAATGGGCCTTGCCATCCTGCTTGGGCTAACCGCCTGCACTACACCGCCTACCAAGGTTTCCCCCCAGGCGCCATCATCGGAACTTGCTCAGGCTAAGGCCCTGGCAGCCGAGGGGCGCTATCGTGCCGCCGCTGCAGCGTATACCCAATTGGCGGCTAGCGCGCAATCGCCACAACGCCAAGATTACCAATTACACGCTGCCGCTGCCCTGCTCCAAGGCAATTATCAGCAAGAAGCAAACATGCTCCTTGATAGTATTACACTCGAAGATTTAGAGTCGCCCTTGAAACTCCGCTATCATCTTCTGGCGGCCCAGCTTGCAATAGCAGAAGGAGAAGTAAAAAGAGCCTTGCTCCTTTTAGAAGGCATCGAAACTTTAGGACCAAGCCTAGAGCAACAAGCCGCCCTCCATCGGCTCCGGGCGCAAGCCTATGAGCTTGAAGATAACCTTCTTGCCGCAGCCCGCGAACGAGTCCAATTAGAACCTCTGCTCTCCAATGCCCAGGCCCTGCAGGAAAATCAGCTCGCCCTGTGGGGTCTGCTTATGAAGCTCACTCCCGACATCCTAGCAACGTTGCCTAAAGAATCTATCTCCCCTGTGTTCGATGGCTGGTTGAAACTTGCGCAACTTTTTCAGCGCTACCCATTAGGTTCGCCCGGTTTACAGCAAGCAATAGAGGACTGGCGAGCGCGCTACCCTGGGCACCCTGCCTCCTTGCCTCTGCTCCAGGCCGAAATGGCCACTCTCCCCACGATGGCCTACCGACCCTCTATCGCTTTATTACTCCCCACGGAAGGTCCGTTTGCGGCTTCCGCCAAAGCGGTGCAAAATGGCTTTTTTGCAGCCTACTACGATGATAATAGTGGCTGGGCATCTAACATTCGTTTTTATGAAGTCACAATTGACTCTGACACCGGCCACAGCAATGTCGATAGTATTTATCAGCAAGCACAGGCAGAAGGCGCCAGTTTCGTGGTGGGACCGCTAGTTAAGCAATCATTGGCGCAGCTTGCCGCAACCGGCGACTTGCTCTTACCCACCCTGGCTCTTAACTACCTGGACAAATCCCATGGAACCGTGGAAAATCTCTATCAATTCACCCTTTCCCCAGAGGATGAGGCCCGAGAGGTCGCTGAGAGAGCCTGGCATGACGGGCACCGCAATGCTTTAGCCCTCATCCCCGATACCCAATGGGGACAGCGGGTAGAAGATGCTTTTGCCGAGCGATGGGAAAGTCTAGGCGGCACCCTAGTGGGATTTCAAGCTTACGATCCCGAACAAGAAGATTACTCCCTGCTGATTCAACGTTTGCTCAACATTAATGAAAAACAATCCCGTCAACAAGTACGCCAGGAGTTCACCTTGGAGCCGCAGCGGCACCATGAGGCTGATTTTATTTTCCTTGCTGCCTTTCCACGACAAGCCCGCCTCTTAGTCCCCCAGCTCCAGTTCCATCAAGCAAAGGAACTGCCTGTCTATAGTTCTTCCCATATCTATTCGGGGTACCCCGATCCGGAAAATGATCTGGATCTAAACGGCGTGTTATTCTGTGACATTCCATGGGTACTCGATAAAAACGCACACGACGATCCCAGTTACCAAAGCCTGGCCACTGCTTATCCAAAGAATTTTGAACAACTAAAGCGATTCTATGCCTTAGGCGTCGATGCTTACCGAATCATCCCCCATTTAAAGATCCTCCAGCAGAGTCAGGATATGACTTTTGATGGAGCTACGGGAACATTACAGATGGATACTGGACGACACTTGCGCCGCGCGCTAGATTGGGCCCAGTTTAAAAAAGGACAGCCCCAGCCGGTGGCTAAATAATTCCCTTTCTAAAACGAGATGAAGCCAGTTACTAGCCGGGACAAGGGAGAGCAGGCAGAACAACTAGCCTGCCATTATCTGCAAACGCAAGGGCTACGCCTAGCCCAGCGTAATTATCACTGCCGCCTTGGCGAAATTGATCTCATTATGGAAGACCGAGAGAGTTTGGTTTTTATAGAGGTGCGCTGCCGCCGCAAGGGACGCTTTGGAAATGCCATAGATAGCATCACTCCAGCCAAACAGGCCCGCCTCATTGCAGCGGCACAACACTACCTTCAACGAACCGGCAGGACTCAAAATAAACCCTGTCGCTTTGACGTCGTGGGAATCACACCTGAAAAAGGAGTGAATAACATTACGTGGCTGCGGGATGCTTTTCGAGTAGAATCATAGGAAAGCTTTACAGGTACATACTTGGAGGCGTATTTTCCCAAAATGCTGTTGCGGCAAAAAAGCTACGCATGCCATAAAATTCTTTATTCTTTATTTAATGGCACCTCATTCTGGTAGGTAATTGAAGTGCCCAATATCGGATAGAACACTCCTTAATGACGTCAATAACAACCCAAGCCTTTCTGCTAAAACAGCTATGAGCAGTCGAGAACGTATCGAGCAACATTTCTTCAATAGCGCCCAGCTCAAATTATCGGCCATGAAAACCCTGGCGCCCTACATCGAACGCGCCGGCCACCATCTATTGGAAAGCCTCCGGCATCGTCATAAAGTTTTAAGTTGCGGTAACGGTGGTAGCGCGGCCGATGCCCAGCATTTCTCCTCAGAACTCGTTAATCGCTTCGAACGGGAACGCCCCGGTTTACCTGCAATCGCTCTGACTACGGATTCTTCGGCCTTAACTTCTATTGCTAACGATTACCATTATGATAATGTCTTCGCTCGCCAGATCGAAGCCTTGGGCAATGCAGGAGATATCCTTCTGGCTATTAGCACCAGCGGCCACTCAACCAATGTTATCTGCGGAATTAAAGCCGCCCATGACTGTGAAATGACTGTTATTGCCTTGACCGGAGGCGATGGCGGTAAAATCGCCCCTTTGCTGACTGAACGGGATGTGGAAATCCGCGTGCCTGCTCACAATACCGCCCGTATCCAAGAGGTACACCTGCTCGTGATTCACTGTCTATGTGATCTGCTTGATCATGGCCTGTACCCGGAGAAAAATCCATGAAATTCAGTCTCACTCTTTTACTATTTTGCTTCATAATAACTTTTCAAGGCTGCGCTGCTGTGGTCGCCACCGGAGTCGCCGCTGGCGCGGCTACCGGCATTTCCACAGCCTACGATCGCCGCACTTTCAATACCGTTATTGATGATCAAAGTATTGAACTCAAGGCCAGCGCTGCCCTCCGCAATGATCAGGAACTCCATGAAAATACTCATATTAACGTTACTAGCTATAATGGCATCGTTTTACTGACAGGAGAAGCACCAGACGAGGAGTTCAAAAAAAAAGCCGCGGAGCTAGTTAGGCCGATTCCAGACGTCAAGCAGATCTACAATGAAGTGGCTATTCTGGCGCCCAGTTCCCTAGTCTCCCGCTCCAGCGACTCCTGGATCACCACCAAGGTTAAAACTAAAATGACTGCTGCGAAGGGACTCAATCCCGCTCGCATCAAGGTGGTGACTGAGCGGGGCACGGTTTACCTAATGGGGCTGGTAACCACCCAGGAGGCCGAGCGGGCCGTTGCTGTCACCAGTCATACTGGCGGCACCCAGCGAGTCGTCAAAATTTTTGAGTATTTACACGAAACCGCCCTTGAACAATAGCGCTCCGACCACCACGCCAGAATTCCTGGCGGCCCTTATCCAAATCGTGGGCAAGCAACGGGTTCGTTTCAATCCAGCCGATTGCTGGCCCTATGGTTATGACAACAGCCGCCGGCACGCCTTGCCCGAATGGGTTGTCTTCGCCCTCACCCACGAAGAAGTTCGCGCCCTTGTCCGTCTCTGTAATCAAGCCCACGTCCCCATCGTTCCCCGCGGACGGGGGACCGGCACGACGGGCGCGACAGTGCCGATCGGTGGCGGTCTAGTGCTTTCCCTAGAGCGTATGAACCGCATCCGTATGCTTGATCCTACTAACCGGGCGATGGTGGTAGAACCTGGCGTTACCAATCAAGAAGTTCAAATAGCAGCCAGCCAGCAGGGATTTTTTTGGCCCCCAGACCCCACCAGCGCCGCTTTCTGCACCATTGGCGGCAACCTCGCCTATAATTCCTCCGGCCCGCGTGCGGTAAAATATGGCACTCCCCGGGAAAATGTGCTGGCTCTTCGGGCCGTTACCGGTACCGGAGAAGAGATTCGCTGCGGCACCTATACCACTAAAGGGGTCGTGGGCTACGATCTTACCCGGCTGCTTATCGGCTCGGAGGGAACCCTTGCGATTATTACCGAGGCAACCCTTAGATTAACGCCCTTACCCGAAGCTAAACGAACCCTCCGTGCCGCCTATAAGGATACGGAAAGCGCGGGTCAAGCGGTAGCGAATCTAATGAGCCAGCCCCTCACTCCCTGCGCCCTGGAATTGATGGACCGTCAGGCGGTAACTCTGGTGCAAGCACAAGGTGGGATCGAACTGCCTCGGGGGACGGGAGCATTACTCATGATTGAGGTGGACGGTCCAACTGCGGCCATGGAAGACGCCGTCGCGAAACTCAAAAAAGTAGCCGCTAACGGAGGGCTGCTAGAAATTGTCGCGGCACGCACCCCCCAAGAGAGCAAACAGTTATGGGCAGCCCGCAAGGCTCTTTCGCCCGCCCTGCGCACGCTGGCTCCCAAAAAAATCAATGAGGATGTAGTGGTTCCCGTCTCCTACTTACCGGCGCTTATTAGCGGCCTTGAAAGGCTGGCCAAGGAATTTGCCATCATGATTGTCAATTTTGGCCATGCAGGTAACGGTAATCTCCACGTTAATTTATTGACCGATCCGGATGATCCTGGCGAAAGGGAGCGCACAAAACAATGCCTAGAGCATGTTTTTGAACTGGTTTTAAGCCTCAAAGGCTCCCTTTCCGGGGAACACGGAGTAGGATTGGAAAAGCGCGATTTCGTGGCCCGAGAGCTCGATCCTGCCGCACTGAAGCTAATGGGACACATTAAGGCCCAGTTCGACCCCCAGGGGATACTCAATCCACAAAAGACGCTCCCCTTAAAATCATCACCTTAGATTAAATACCTTGAGACTCATTTATTGCGCACCGAATCTTTTGCTGGTGAAACATTTTCAAAATTTACTGGACTCTCACGGGATTGCCTGTATCGTAAAAAATGAAAACCTTAATAGCGCAGCTGGCGAGCTCCCTCCCACGGAATGTTGGCCAGAACTTTGGCTTACTGACGAGACAAACTACGACAAAGCTACCCGGCTTTTACTCCCCAATGGGGATGGGAAGATTCAGCCACCTTGGACCTGCCCCCGCTGTGACGAATGGTTAGAAGGACAGTTCGATCAGTGCTGGAACTGTGGCGAATACCGGATTAGCTAGAGAATTCCTCAGATATTGCAATTATCTTCCGCCCGGAAATATATCTTCTTAAAGTTCCTCCCTTTAAACACGATAAACATAATTGAACGCCTAACCGTTGTTTTGTGTGAACGTAAACGCAAAACAACTAGAAGCCATTAGATTAACCTCTTTACGTACCTCTTACCCCATGGAAAAACAAGTTAGCTGCGAGTACCTAAAACCTGGAATGTATGTTTCCCAACTAGATCGTCCTTGGGTGGAGACGCCTTTCTTGTTTCAAGGCTTTTTCATCAAAAGCTCCGAGGACATGGATGAGCTTCGGAAGCATTGCCGCTATGTATATATAGACGTGGAGCGAGGGGTAGATGCTGAGCAAGAGACGGGCCCTGCTTCCGACCAAAAAATTGCTGCTAAACCGGCGCTCTGCCCCAACCAGGCGGTTACCTATGAGGACACCGCTTCCTTTGAGGAAGAATTCCCTACCGCCAAAAAAAATTACCAGCAAGCCTGTACGCTGATGAATTCCATTATGGACGAAGTACGTGCGGGTAGGAAATTAAATACTGCTGCGGCGCGGGAGATCGTCAACAAAACAATGCCCGGTATCCTGCGTAACCCTAATACCTTCATGTGGTTATCCCGGCTTAAGAAGCAAGACACCTATACGTATGCTCATTGCGTCGATGCTTGCACATTGGCCATCGTCTTTGGCCGCCATCTGGGTTTGCCACGGGAAGAGTTAGAAATCCTCGCCCAGGGAACACTCCTCGCCGACATCGGTAAAATGAAAATCCCACCAGCTTTATTACAAAAAAAGACCCGCCTTATCCCAGAAGAGTTCGCTCTCATTAAAAGGCATGTCCACTATACGGTGGAAATTTTAAAAAAAACCGAAGGAATCAGCGAAGAAGTTATCGAGGTCGCTTATCACCACCATGAACGCCATAATGGCAGCGGCTATCCTCAGGGGTTAGGGGGCGACAATATACCTTTGTACGCCCGAATAGCAGCTATTGCTGACTGTTATGATGCCATGACTAGCAACCGCCCTTACGCTAGGGCACTATCTCCCCATACCGCGATCCAAAAATTGTATGAATTTCGCAACGTCGATTTTCAGGACGAACTAGTAGAGCAGTTTGTGCAATGCCTTGGAGCCTATCCGGTAGGAACTCTCGTTGAGCTAAGTACAGGGCAAATTGGGGTCGTGCTGGCGCAAAACCGAGTCCGGCGCCTGCGCCCCCAAGTGATGATACTGCTCGATGCTGATAAAAAGACCTGCAGTTCTTACTCTGTTATCAACCTACTCCATGAACTTGATGATGAGAAAGGTAATCCTCTCATGATCACAAATGTTCTGGAAGCGGGCGCCTATGGCATCAACCCCAGGGATTTTTATCTATAAGCGCCCTTATTTCTTGCAACCATGTCCCTTCCAAATCTGCCTCAACCCCAGCGGGATACGGTGTTGGCAAGGCTGCGCCACCATCTGCAATCACCCCATCCCCAACTGTTGGGCCTGCTCACTATCAAGCTGTGCCGTTTCCGGGAGATCAACACCACTTTTGGCTACCAGGCAGGAGACTCGCTCTTAGCCCAGTTTGCAGAGCACATTCGCGAGCATATCCGCCCCCAGGATGAGCTCGTTCGGGTTGGAGATGCAGAATTTAGCCTCATTTTGCCCTCCCTCCATACCGGAGGCCAGGCGTTGCTAGCCGCCAACCGGGTATGGGCGCTGGCTCAACAATACCCCTTTACCGTCAATGGCCATACGCCGTTGCCCCACGTTGCCATGGGTATCGCCCTTTGCCCCGAGCATGAAAAAGAGCCCGAATCACTGTTGCGGGCAGCCGATCTAGCCTTGGCGGAGGCGCAAAAGACGGGCAACCCCTATCACATTTACCATTCCCGGTTGCTGGAAGTAGCAAGGGACGATCT containing:
- a CDS encoding penicillin-binding protein activator — encoded protein: MYSLIPMVISFRKAGHCLPLMGLAILLGLTACTTPPTKVSPQAPSSELAQAKALAAEGRYRAAAAAYTQLAASAQSPQRQDYQLHAAAALLQGNYQQEANMLLDSITLEDLESPLKLRYHLLAAQLAIAEGEVKRALLLLEGIETLGPSLEQQAALHRLRAQAYELEDNLLAAARERVQLEPLLSNAQALQENQLALWGLLMKLTPDILATLPKESISPVFDGWLKLAQLFQRYPLGSPGLQQAIEDWRARYPGHPASLPLLQAEMATLPTMAYRPSIALLLPTEGPFAASAKAVQNGFFAAYYDDNSGWASNIRFYEVTIDSDTGHSNVDSIYQQAQAEGASFVVGPLVKQSLAQLAATGDLLLPTLALNYLDKSHGTVENLYQFTLSPEDEAREVAERAWHDGHRNALALIPDTQWGQRVEDAFAERWESLGGTLVGFQAYDPEQEDYSLLIQRLLNINEKQSRQQVRQEFTLEPQRHHEADFIFLAAFPRQARLLVPQLQFHQAKELPVYSSSHIYSGYPDPENDLDLNGVLFCDIPWVLDKNAHDDPSYQSLATAYPKNFEQLKRFYALGVDAYRIIPHLKILQQSQDMTFDGATGTLQMDTGRHLRRALDWAQFKKGQPQPVAK
- a CDS encoding YraN family protein translates to MKPVTSRDKGEQAEQLACHYLQTQGLRLAQRNYHCRLGEIDLIMEDRESLVFIEVRCRRKGRFGNAIDSITPAKQARLIAAAQHYLQRTGRTQNKPCRFDVVGITPEKGVNNITWLRDAFRVES
- a CDS encoding phosphoheptose isomerase; the encoded protein is MSSRERIEQHFFNSAQLKLSAMKTLAPYIERAGHHLLESLRHRHKVLSCGNGGSAADAQHFSSELVNRFERERPGLPAIALTTDSSALTSIANDYHYDNVFARQIEALGNAGDILLAISTSGHSTNVICGIKAAHDCEMTVIALTGGDGGKIAPLLTERDVEIRVPAHNTARIQEVHLLVIHCLCDLLDHGLYPEKNP
- a CDS encoding BON domain-containing protein, which produces MKFSLTLLLFCFIITFQGCAAVVATGVAAGAATGISTAYDRRTFNTVIDDQSIELKASAALRNDQELHENTHINVTSYNGIVLLTGEAPDEEFKKKAAELVRPIPDVKQIYNEVAILAPSSLVSRSSDSWITTKVKTKMTAAKGLNPARIKVVTERGTVYLMGLVTTQEAERAVAVTSHTGGTQRVVKIFEYLHETALEQ
- a CDS encoding FAD-binding oxidoreductase encodes the protein MNNSAPTTTPEFLAALIQIVGKQRVRFNPADCWPYGYDNSRRHALPEWVVFALTHEEVRALVRLCNQAHVPIVPRGRGTGTTGATVPIGGGLVLSLERMNRIRMLDPTNRAMVVEPGVTNQEVQIAASQQGFFWPPDPTSAAFCTIGGNLAYNSSGPRAVKYGTPRENVLALRAVTGTGEEIRCGTYTTKGVVGYDLTRLLIGSEGTLAIITEATLRLTPLPEAKRTLRAAYKDTESAGQAVANLMSQPLTPCALELMDRQAVTLVQAQGGIELPRGTGALLMIEVDGPTAAMEDAVAKLKKVAANGGLLEIVAARTPQESKQLWAARKALSPALRTLAPKKINEDVVVPVSYLPALISGLERLAKEFAIMIVNFGHAGNGNLHVNLLTDPDDPGERERTKQCLEHVFELVLSLKGSLSGEHGVGLEKRDFVARELDPAALKLMGHIKAQFDPQGILNPQKTLPLKSSP
- a CDS encoding putative signal transducing protein, translated to MKHFQNLLDSHGIACIVKNENLNSAAGELPPTECWPELWLTDETNYDKATRLLLPNGDGKIQPPWTCPRCDEWLEGQFDQCWNCGEYRIS
- a CDS encoding HD-GYP domain-containing protein, with the protein product MEKQVSCEYLKPGMYVSQLDRPWVETPFLFQGFFIKSSEDMDELRKHCRYVYIDVERGVDAEQETGPASDQKIAAKPALCPNQAVTYEDTASFEEEFPTAKKNYQQACTLMNSIMDEVRAGRKLNTAAAREIVNKTMPGILRNPNTFMWLSRLKKQDTYTYAHCVDACTLAIVFGRHLGLPREELEILAQGTLLADIGKMKIPPALLQKKTRLIPEEFALIKRHVHYTVEILKKTEGISEEVIEVAYHHHERHNGSGYPQGLGGDNIPLYARIAAIADCYDAMTSNRPYARALSPHTAIQKLYEFRNVDFQDELVEQFVQCLGAYPVGTLVELSTGQIGVVLAQNRVRRLRPQVMILLDADKKTCSSYSVINLLHELDDEKGNPLMITNVLEAGAYGINPRDFYL